Proteins from a genomic interval of Quercus robur chromosome 9, dhQueRobu3.1, whole genome shotgun sequence:
- the LOC126698378 gene encoding 1-aminocyclopropane-1-carboxylate oxidase homolog 1-like, translating to MEIVDNVFSDYDRAKEVKEFDETKAGVKGLVDSGVVKIPRFFIHPPEKLPSPLSNNIASDHISQLVPVIDLKGFGSEQRSEIVNEIRAAAETWGTFKMVNHGVPSATMAELLEGIRQFHEQPKEVKMKWYSRDRSLPVRYVSNGSLFHASTPAHWRDTLACAFPNEQLDKDELPQVCRQAITEFMKCMVKLKDILSELLSEALGLSSDYLARLDCLSSETMVCNYYPICPEPELTLGAPKHSDPFTLTILLQDHIGGLQVLHQNQWVDVPPVDGALIANIGDFMQLITNDRFKSVEHRVLAGKIGARVSAACFFMPSTANKLKAYGPIKELLTENNPPIYKETHLTEYRAQDRSTGLDGTTLSLFKLP from the exons ATGGAAATTGTGGATAATGTGTTCTCAGATTATGATCGTGCTAAAGAAGTGAAGGAGTTTGATGAAACAAAAGCTGGAGTGAAAGGGCTAGTAGACTCTGGAGTGGTCAAAATTCCAAGATTTTTCATCCATCCACCAGAGAAATTACCAAGTCCATTGTCCAATAATATTGCTAGTGATCATATTTCCCAACTTGTTCCAGTGATTGATCTCAAAGGCTTTGGAAGTGAGCAGCGTAGTGAGATTGTCAATGAAATACGTGCCGCAGCAGAAACATGGGGTACCTTTAAAATGGTTAATCATGGGGTTCCAAGTGCCACCATGGCTGAGTTGTTGGAAGGTATTAGACAATTTCATGAGCAACCCAAGGAGGTGAAGATGAAGTGGTACTCGCGTGATAGAAGTCTACCAGTGAGGTATGTCAGCAATGGATCTCTTTTTCATGCATCCACACCTGCACATTGGAGGGACACTTTGGCGTGTGCTTTCCCAAATGAACAACTAGACAAGGATGAATTGCCTCAAGTTTGCAG GCAGGCAATTACTGAGTTCATGAAATGCATGGTCAAACTGAAGGATATACTATCTGAATTATTATCAGAGGCTCTGGGACTTAGCAGTGATTATTTAGCAAGGTTAGATTGCTTGAGTTCTGAGACTATGGTGTGCAATTATTATCCGATTTGCCCTGAGCCCGAATTGACTTTAGGCGCACCCAAACATTCGGACCCATTTACACTAACCATACTCTTGCAAGATCATATCGGTGGCCTTCAAGTTCTTCACCAAAATCAATGGGTTGATGTGCCCCCAGTGGATGGGGCACTGATAGCAAATATTGGTGATTTTATGCAG CTCATCACCAATGACAGATTCAAGAGTGTGGAACATAGGGTATTGGCTGGAAAGATCGGAGCCCGAGTATCAGCAGCATGTTTTTTCATGCCAAGCACAGCTAATAAACTTAAGGCATATGGTCCAATAAAGGAGCTTTTGACTGAGAATAATCCTCCTATATACAAGGAAACCCATCTTACTGAATATCGTGCCCAAGACAGGTCGACAGGGCTAGATGGTACAAccctttctctttttaaactaccatga
- the LOC126698379 gene encoding peroxidase 5-like, with protein MATIKFCLVFFVTMSMMGSMSLAMPSLKVGFYQSTCPSAETIVRNTVNKAVSSNPGLAAGLIRMHFHDCFVRGCDASVLLDSTPGNQAEKDNPANNPSLRGFEVIFEAKVELEAQCPQTVSCADIVAFAARDSAYKVGGISYMVPSGRRDGRVSRKDEPDQNLPRPTFNAQQLKERFAQKGLSLDEMVTLSGAHSIGRSNCSSFSKRLYDFSETNLQDPSMDPIFARDLKTKCPKNANNGNGPTVPLDVLTPYRLDNKYYKNLKNHHGLLTSDQSLLSSTSTVEMVRNNARHGQAWAFKFGAAMVKMGYTDVLTGSQGEIRKNCKFVN; from the exons ATGGCAACAATCAAATTTTGCTTGGTTTTCTTTGTTACTATGTCTATGATGGGGTCAATGTCACTGGCGATGCCATCACTCAAAGTGGGTTTCTATCAATCAACTTGTCCTTCTGCAGAGACCATTGTGAGAAACACTGTGAACAAAGCTGTGTCAAGTAACCCTGGCCTAGCTGCTGGCCTCATCAGAATGCATTTTCATGACTGTTTTGTCAGG GGTTGTGATGCTTCTGTCCTACTTGATTCAACCCCTGGAAATCAAGCTGAGAAGGACAATCCAGCCAACAATCCAAGCTTAAGAGGCTTTGAAGTGATATTTGAAGCAAAGGTTGAACTTGAAGCTCAATGCCCACAAACAGTCTCATGCGCAGACATTGTTGCATTTGCTGCTCGTGACAGTGCTTACAAAGTTGGAGGCATAAGTTACATGGTGCCATCAGGACGCCGTGATGGCAGGGTATCACGTAAAGATGAGCCCGATCAAAATCTTCCACGACCAACATTCAATGCTCAGCAACTCAAAGAGAGATTCGCACAAAAAGGACTTAGTCTTGATGAAATGGTGACACTTTCTGGGGCACATTCCATTGGAAGGTCAAAttgttcttctttctcaaaGCGATTATACGATTTCAGTGAAACAAATCTACAAGACCCTTCAATGGATCCCATATTTGCTAGAGACTTAAAGACCAAGTGTCCAAAAAATGCTAATAATGGCAATGGTCCAACAGTACCTCTTGATGTACTTACACCATATAGGCTTGATAATAAGtactataaaaatttgaagaaccaCCATGGCTTATTGACCTCTGATCAATCTCTTTTGAGCAGCACTTCAACAGTTGAAATGGTTAGAAATAATGCAAGGCACGGTCAAGCATGGGCTTTTAAGTTTGGGGCAGCTATGGTAAAAATGGGTTACACTGATGTGCTTACAGGAAGTCAGGGTGAGATAAGGAAAAATTGTAAGTTTGTgaactaa